A stretch of Chthoniobacterales bacterium DNA encodes these proteins:
- a CDS encoding DUF433 domain-containing protein, producing MSGLDRITIDPAVMGGKPCLRGMRVTVGLITGLVASGASFEEILELYPYLEEADIKAALTYAAWRAEEREVVLQPA from the coding sequence ATCTCCGGCCTCGACCGCATCACTATTGATCCGGCTGTCATGGGCGGAAAGCCCTGCTTGAGAGGGATGCGAGTGACTGTCGGGCTGATCACCGGTCTGGTCGCATCGGGAGCATCGTTCGAGGAGATCTTGGAGCTCTACCCTTATCTGGAAGAAGCAGATATCAAAGCGGCGCTCACATACGCGGCCTGGCGCGCTGAGGAGCGCGAAGTTGTGTTGCAACCAGCTTGA
- a CDS encoding glycosyltransferase produces the protein MLVVLTSHPIQYQAPLWRALADYKTTGPQDDGQGGGVLFEVWFLTDQGVRRTEDKDFGKAFAWDVDLLSGYPHRFLELRGQWDMRKFNGIPLAKPIGASLREANATALWVEGWRFQAFWEAVSAAKKMGIPVFLRGETSDKIAERGGIFGLVRNYALHRLFRKVDYFLAIGQASRRFYLRHGVPARKLIDAPYGVDNKFFRSESGRIRGLRDYGTTGLKEEGARQEALGEGEERDREEDKGGALSAHFDREGRPSATDQETKRPRDEKERKGAEQRQGTGARGQALQLEELTGRREADDGDSREEAQEDLSLTNLKLKTSAEIRREWNIPLEAKVVMFCGKFVRKKRPVDVVRAAQVHQTTGPQDNRLTRNPWHLLFVGSGELGEKLRAACDVRFDAESSRCADHKSTGPQDCGTEQARGNRQVGGTSSSLEPRASSHARSDARPPASFAGFLNQSEIPKAYAVADVLVLPSEAWETWGLVVNEATAAGVPTVVSDQCGCSDDFAAKNPYTRVFPMGDIAALASAIEEVLALEAKPEDVSKFAEAFSPRITAEAVAERLEDARGEGTRDEGSGKVAAPRWTGGKAGRRKPERSEDSVRHAAGCLKRVKTGQIQVRD, from the coding sequence TTCGAAGTCTGGTTTCTCACCGACCAAGGGGTGCGGCGGACGGAGGACAAGGATTTCGGGAAGGCGTTTGCGTGGGATGTGGATTTGCTTTCGGGATATCCGCACCGGTTTCTGGAATTGCGAGGACAATGGGACATGCGGAAGTTCAACGGGATCCCGCTTGCCAAGCCGATCGGGGCATCGTTGCGCGAGGCGAACGCGACGGCGTTGTGGGTCGAAGGATGGAGATTCCAAGCGTTCTGGGAGGCAGTGTCGGCGGCGAAGAAAATGGGGATTCCGGTTTTCCTGCGCGGGGAAACAAGCGACAAGATTGCGGAGAGGGGCGGGATTTTCGGGCTCGTGCGGAACTATGCGCTGCACCGGTTGTTCAGGAAGGTGGATTATTTTCTGGCCATCGGCCAAGCAAGCCGGAGGTTCTATTTGCGGCACGGGGTGCCGGCGCGGAAGTTGATTGATGCGCCGTATGGGGTGGATAACAAATTCTTTCGCTCAGAGAGCGGAAGAATTCGTGGACTACGGGACTACGGGACCACGGGACTAAAGGAAGAAGGCGCTAGGCAAGAGGCGCTAGGCGAGGGGGAGGAGAGGGACAGGGAAGAAGACAAGGGGGGCGCGCTGAGCGCGCATTTCGACAGGGAGGGGCGGCCGAGCGCTACAGACCAAGAGACCAAAAGACCAAGAGACGAAAAGGAGAGGAAAGGCGCGGAGCAAAGACAGGGGACAGGGGCTAGGGGACAGGCCCTCCAGCTCGAAGAGCTTACGGGTCGGAGAGAGGCAGACGACGGGGATAGCCGCGAAGAGGCGCAAGAGGACTTAAGCCTTACAAACTTAAAACTTAAAACTTCTGCGGAGATTCGCAGGGAATGGAATATTCCGCTCGAGGCGAAGGTGGTGATGTTCTGCGGAAAGTTTGTGCGCAAGAAGAGGCCCGTGGACGTTGTGCGTGCCGCACAAGTCCACCAGACCACAGGACCACAGGACAACAGGCTTACCCGGAATCCATGGCATTTGCTTTTTGTTGGCAGCGGTGAGTTGGGGGAGAAGCTACGTGCGGCTTGCGACGTGCGGTTTGATGCGGAAAGTTCGCGCTGCGCAGACCACAAGTCCACAGGACCACAGGACTGCGGGACCGAACAGGCGCGGGGCAATAGGCAAGTGGGAGGAACATCCTCGAGCCTCGAGCCTCGAGCCTCGAGCCACGCGCGTTCAGACGCGCGGCCGCCGGCCTCTTTTGCCGGCTTTTTGAATCAATCGGAAATTCCAAAGGCCTATGCGGTGGCGGATGTCCTTGTTTTGCCGAGCGAGGCGTGGGAGACGTGGGGCTTGGTTGTCAATGAGGCAACGGCGGCCGGGGTGCCGACGGTGGTGAGTGACCAGTGCGGGTGTTCCGATGATTTCGCGGCCAAGAATCCCTACACGCGTGTGTTCCCGATGGGCGATATCGCGGCGTTGGCGTCCGCCATCGAAGAGGTGCTGGCGCTGGAAGCGAAGCCGGAGGATGTGAGCAAATTTGCCGAGGCGTTCTCGCCGCGGATCACGGCGGAAGCGGTGGCGGAGCGGTTGGAAGATGCGAGAGGAGAGGGAACGAGAGACGAGGGGAGTGGGAAGGTGGCTGCGCCAAGGTGGACAGGTGGGAAGGCGGGGAGACGAAAGCCGGAGCGGAGCGAAGACAGCGTGAGGCATGCGGCAGGATGCCTCAAACGGGTGAAAACTGGACAAATTCAAGTGCGGGATTAA